One Echinicola strongylocentroti DNA window includes the following coding sequences:
- a CDS encoding 2-isopropylmalate synthase — MDKRQVLIFDTTLRDGEQVPGCKLNTPQKIEIARQLENLGVDVIEAGFPISSPGDFKSVVEISKSVSEPIICGLSRGVAKDIEVAAEALKYAKRPRIHTGIGTSPSHIKYKFKSTPDQILERAVAAVKHAKSFVEDVEFYAEDAGRTDNEYLARVCESVIKAGATVLNIPDTTGYCLPDEYGAKVKYLMDNVRGIENVIISAHCHNDLGLATANSISAVMNGARQIECTINGIGERAGNTSLEEVSMIMKQHPRLNVYNNINSRLLNPISRLVSERMGMYVQPNKAIVGSNAFAHSSGIHQDGVIKNRETYEIIDPAEVGVHESMIVLTARSGRAALAFRLHKIGYTITKLQLDEVYQLFLEHADLKKEITDEDLHEIMKISSVPGNVEA; from the coding sequence ATGGATAAACGACAAGTATTGATCTTTGACACTACCCTAAGGGACGGAGAACAGGTCCCTGGCTGTAAATTGAACACCCCACAAAAAATCGAAATTGCCCGACAACTGGAAAACCTCGGCGTGGATGTGATCGAAGCGGGCTTTCCGATTTCAAGCCCTGGGGACTTCAAATCAGTCGTAGAAATATCAAAAAGTGTTTCTGAACCTATTATCTGTGGACTTTCCCGTGGAGTGGCCAAAGACATAGAGGTAGCTGCCGAAGCCCTAAAATACGCCAAAAGACCGCGTATACATACTGGTATCGGCACATCCCCTTCCCATATCAAATACAAATTCAAAAGTACACCCGACCAAATCCTTGAACGGGCAGTAGCTGCAGTAAAACACGCTAAATCTTTTGTAGAAGACGTAGAGTTTTATGCGGAAGACGCCGGAAGGACTGACAATGAATACCTGGCTCGCGTCTGTGAATCGGTCATCAAGGCAGGAGCCACTGTCCTTAATATCCCGGACACTACTGGTTACTGCCTACCTGATGAATACGGTGCAAAGGTAAAATACCTCATGGACAATGTGAGGGGCATCGAAAACGTCATCATTTCCGCCCATTGTCATAACGACCTGGGACTGGCCACAGCAAACTCCATATCCGCTGTCATGAACGGTGCTCGCCAAATCGAATGTACCATCAATGGTATAGGAGAAAGAGCCGGCAATACTTCTCTGGAAGAGGTCTCCATGATCATGAAACAGCACCCTAGGCTGAATGTCTATAACAACATCAATTCCAGACTACTAAACCCAATTTCCAGACTGGTTTCCGAACGAATGGGCATGTACGTCCAGCCCAATAAAGCCATCGTTGGATCCAATGCCTTTGCCCACTCTTCGGGCATTCACCAAGATGGTGTCATCAAAAACCGTGAAACTTACGAAATCATCGATCCAGCAGAAGTCGGTGTTCATGAATCCATGATCGTATTGACCGCTAGAAGTGGTCGAGCAGCTTTGGCCTTCAGGCTTCATAAAATCGGCTATACCATCACCAAACTACAGCTCGATGAGGTTTACCAACTTTTCTTAGAACACGCCGATTTGAAAAAAGAAATAACAGATGAAGATCTTCATGAAATCATGAAAATTTCCAGTGTACCTGGAAACGTAGAAGCGTAA
- the ffh gene encoding signal recognition particle protein: MFDNLSYKLDRAFKTLKGTGKITEINVATTVKEIRRALIDADVNYKVAKEVTDTIKTEALGRDVLISVSPGQLLVKITQEELTKLMGGTKEDISLKGDPNVILISGLQGSGKTTFSGKLATHLKKQGRQVLLVACDIYRPAAIEQLKTLGEQIGVEVYAEPENKNALDIASKAIEYAKKNGKKNVIVDTAGRLAVDEQMMNEISDLKKHLDPAETLFVVDSMTGQDAVNTAKTFDERLNFDGVVLTKLDGDTRGGAAISIRHVVDKPIKFISTGEKMENLDVFYPDRMAQRILGMGDVVSLVEKAQESFDEDEAKRINAKIRKNQFNFDDFLSQIEQIKKMGNLKDLMGMIPGMGKMIKGMDIDDDSFKPIEAIIRSMTPLERENPDVIDGSRRKRIADGSGRSIQEVNNLMKQFRDMRKMMKQMNKMGGAQRALGNLMPNGPKG; the protein is encoded by the coding sequence ATGTTTGATAATCTTAGTTATAAACTAGATAGAGCATTTAAGACCCTAAAGGGTACCGGTAAGATTACCGAAATCAACGTAGCCACGACAGTTAAGGAGATCAGGCGTGCGTTGATCGATGCTGACGTAAACTATAAGGTAGCCAAGGAAGTCACTGATACGATCAAGACAGAAGCGCTTGGTAGAGACGTGTTGATTTCTGTTTCCCCGGGGCAGTTGCTTGTGAAGATCACACAAGAAGAACTGACCAAGTTAATGGGGGGGACCAAAGAAGATATCAGTCTCAAGGGAGATCCCAATGTGATTTTGATTTCGGGGCTTCAAGGTTCTGGTAAAACCACTTTTTCTGGTAAGCTGGCTACACATTTAAAAAAGCAAGGCCGACAGGTATTGTTGGTGGCTTGTGATATTTATCGTCCTGCGGCCATAGAACAGCTGAAGACGCTGGGTGAGCAGATCGGAGTGGAGGTTTACGCTGAGCCAGAGAATAAGAATGCGCTGGATATTGCTTCCAAGGCTATAGAATACGCCAAGAAGAACGGAAAGAAAAATGTCATCGTCGATACAGCTGGGCGACTTGCCGTTGATGAGCAGATGATGAATGAGATTTCCGACCTGAAGAAGCACCTTGATCCTGCGGAGACCTTGTTTGTAGTGGATTCCATGACGGGGCAGGATGCCGTGAATACGGCCAAGACCTTCGATGAACGGTTGAATTTCGATGGGGTAGTGCTTACCAAACTGGATGGCGATACCCGTGGAGGTGCGGCCATTTCGATTCGCCACGTAGTGGATAAGCCGATCAAGTTTATCTCCACTGGTGAGAAAATGGAAAACTTGGACGTCTTCTATCCGGACAGGATGGCCCAGCGGATCCTTGGTATGGGAGACGTTGTGTCTTTGGTAGAAAAGGCCCAAGAGTCTTTTGACGAAGATGAAGCCAAGCGTATCAACGCCAAGATTCGAAAAAACCAGTTTAACTTTGATGATTTTCTTTCCCAGATCGAGCAGATCAAAAAAATGGGTAACCTGAAAGACCTGATGGGCATGATCCCTGGGATGGGCAAAATGATCAAAGGAATGGATATCGATGATGATTCCTTTAAGCCAATAGAAGCGATCATCAGAAGCATGACACCGCTGGAAAGGGAAAATCCAGATGTGATCGATGGAAGTAGGAGAAAGCGGATCGCTGACGGTAGCGGAAGATCCATTCAAGAGGTCAATAACTTAATGAAGCAGTTTAGGGACATGAGGAAGATGATGAAGCAGATGAATAAGATGGGAGGAGCTCAACGTGCCTTAGGTAATTTGATGCCTAATGGGCCTAAGGGCTGA
- the smc gene encoding chromosome segregation protein SMC, producing the protein MQLTKLEIKGFKSFGDKVTIHFDKGITGIVGPNGCGKSNVVDAIRWVLGEQKTRMLRSDKMENVIFNGTKNRKPTNMAEVSLTFENTKNLLPTEYTHVTISRRYYRSGDSEYLLNGIACRLKDINNLFMDTGIQSNSYAIIELKMIDELLNDKNNSRRDLFEEAAGISKFKTRKKETLKKLGDTDADLDRVEDLLYEIEKNLKSLEKQAKQAAKYFEIKKSYKASSIALAKKSVKTHTDNLIGTNEKITAENDRKLELNNQITSREAELEKTKSDLIHKEKLLSSRQKTLNEHVNKIRQFESEKKIKNERLRFLEDRAVKLREQIDQDRKSNDRAGFSIRSLEQEKEVAEKLLAEKEHTVQGLKEEYEEQKSAHAIQQERQRVLSKDYASRKDTIYQLGKELEIKQIQLSSLKQELEKTASDDDSQEANLAEFEEKIVVLKGELDTKTEQLQKIKAKEEDQNQKIEDSNRTIELIREEVTQLGRKLDAKQNEFNLTKSLVENLEGFPEAIKFLKKKSSWGKDTPLLSDILTTSENYRVAIENYLESYMNYYVVETETQAIAAVNLLSDAARGKANFFILEHFERFRPAQNKLFPNAIAATEIIEYDEKYSKLISYILDEVYIVRGEITDVPPDNDAIFITESGKFTKRKFSISGGSVGLFEGKRIGRAKNLEKLEVEIKELNKKVSAARSNLDKNVSDLMKLKEVSYKKDIETLQGEISEVNQQYISVKTKKEQLAEMLSTNANKREDILEKIESLNAEVDDIGPKLEEAKSGFDGMEEELEIINDQLLQEEENLTVRSSNYNQENIQYHQHLNKVESLEQEISFKKTAFENSKERIEKSQGELSSIDQEIKGLLDNNEIKDDELIELYTEKEGIEIGVTEAEKNYYASRGDIDEMEKGIRALSKQKEGIDTIIMELQNALNEVKLKLSSMKERLSVEFEIDLDALMEEDPEVAEDYQEKSTDQIREEVSKAKQKLEKIGPINPMAMEAYDEIKERHVFITGQKEDLEKAKNSLMDTIKEIDTVAKETFLNAFDQIKTNFIKVFRSLFTAEDDCDLKLTDPDNPLESTIEIMAKPKGKRPLTINQLSGGEKTLTATSLLFSIYLLKPAPFCIFDEVDAPLDDANIDKFNQIIQKFSHESQFIIVTHNKRTMASTDIIYGITMIEAGVSRVVPVDLRELEDIIED; encoded by the coding sequence ATGCAGCTGACCAAGCTTGAGATCAAAGGTTTTAAAAGTTTTGGGGACAAGGTCACCATTCATTTTGACAAAGGCATTACTGGTATCGTAGGGCCTAATGGCTGTGGCAAGTCCAATGTCGTGGATGCCATCCGGTGGGTGCTGGGTGAACAGAAGACCCGAATGCTACGCTCTGACAAAATGGAAAATGTGATCTTCAACGGCACCAAAAACCGAAAGCCTACCAATATGGCCGAGGTCTCGCTGACATTTGAAAACACTAAAAACCTGCTACCAACGGAGTACACCCACGTAACCATCTCGAGAAGGTACTACCGCTCAGGAGACAGCGAATACCTCCTCAACGGTATCGCCTGCCGCCTCAAAGACATCAACAACCTCTTCATGGACACGGGAATCCAGTCCAACAGCTATGCGATCATCGAACTCAAAATGATCGATGAGCTGCTCAATGACAAGAACAATTCCCGCCGCGACCTTTTTGAGGAGGCTGCGGGGATCTCCAAGTTCAAAACCCGCAAAAAAGAAACCCTCAAAAAACTAGGTGACACGGATGCCGATCTGGACCGCGTGGAAGACCTGCTCTATGAGATTGAGAAAAACCTCAAGTCGCTGGAAAAACAGGCCAAACAAGCTGCCAAGTATTTTGAGATTAAAAAGTCCTATAAAGCCTCCAGTATTGCTCTTGCCAAAAAAAGTGTCAAAACACATACGGACAACCTCATCGGTACCAATGAGAAAATCACCGCCGAAAACGACCGTAAACTCGAACTAAACAACCAAATCACCTCCAGAGAGGCCGAACTGGAAAAGACGAAGTCTGACCTGATCCATAAAGAAAAACTCCTCTCCTCTCGCCAAAAAACCCTCAACGAACATGTCAACAAAATCCGGCAGTTTGAGAGCGAGAAAAAAATCAAAAATGAACGCCTACGCTTTCTGGAAGACCGCGCCGTAAAACTCCGCGAACAAATCGACCAAGACCGTAAGTCCAATGACCGCGCAGGGTTCAGCATCCGTTCACTGGAACAGGAAAAGGAAGTAGCCGAAAAGCTTCTTGCCGAAAAAGAACATACCGTACAGGGACTCAAGGAAGAATACGAGGAGCAAAAATCGGCACATGCCATTCAGCAAGAACGCCAGCGGGTCCTTAGCAAAGACTATGCATCCCGCAAGGACACCATCTACCAGCTCGGCAAAGAACTGGAAATAAAGCAAATACAACTATCCTCACTTAAACAGGAATTGGAAAAAACCGCTTCCGATGACGATAGCCAAGAAGCCAATCTCGCTGAGTTTGAAGAAAAAATCGTAGTACTTAAAGGTGAACTGGATACTAAAACTGAGCAACTTCAAAAAATAAAAGCCAAAGAAGAAGACCAAAACCAGAAAATAGAAGATTCCAACCGCACGATTGAGCTGATTCGCGAAGAAGTCACCCAGCTGGGCAGAAAACTGGACGCCAAGCAAAACGAATTTAACCTGACCAAATCCTTGGTGGAGAACTTGGAGGGCTTTCCAGAGGCTATAAAATTTCTCAAGAAAAAATCCAGCTGGGGAAAGGACACGCCTTTGCTTTCTGATATCCTCACCACTAGTGAAAACTATCGAGTAGCGATCGAAAATTACCTCGAGAGCTATATGAACTATTACGTGGTAGAAACAGAAACCCAAGCTATTGCCGCAGTCAACTTACTGAGTGATGCCGCTAGAGGAAAAGCCAATTTCTTTATCTTGGAGCACTTTGAGCGCTTTAGACCTGCCCAAAACAAGCTTTTTCCCAATGCTATCGCTGCCACGGAAATCATCGAATACGATGAAAAATACAGTAAACTGATCAGCTATATCCTTGATGAAGTCTACATCGTCCGAGGAGAAATCACCGATGTTCCCCCGGACAATGATGCCATTTTCATCACCGAAAGCGGCAAGTTTACCAAACGTAAATTCAGCATTTCAGGTGGATCCGTTGGACTCTTTGAAGGCAAACGGATCGGCAGGGCCAAGAACCTGGAAAAACTGGAAGTGGAAATCAAGGAGCTCAATAAAAAAGTAAGCGCTGCCAGGTCAAACCTTGACAAGAACGTAAGTGACCTGATGAAGCTCAAAGAGGTGTCCTACAAGAAGGATATCGAAACCCTCCAAGGTGAAATCAGCGAAGTCAACCAACAATATATTTCCGTCAAAACCAAAAAGGAGCAGTTGGCAGAAATGCTATCAACCAATGCCAACAAGCGGGAAGATATATTGGAAAAAATCGAAAGCCTCAATGCAGAGGTCGATGACATCGGCCCTAAACTGGAGGAAGCCAAAAGCGGTTTTGATGGCATGGAAGAAGAGCTGGAAATCATCAATGATCAATTGCTCCAAGAGGAGGAAAACCTCACCGTACGATCCAGCAACTATAACCAAGAAAACATCCAATACCACCAACACCTCAACAAGGTCGAAAGTCTGGAACAGGAAATCTCCTTTAAGAAAACGGCATTTGAGAATAGTAAAGAACGGATAGAAAAATCCCAAGGTGAACTCAGCAGTATCGATCAGGAAATCAAAGGCCTCCTGGACAATAACGAAATCAAAGATGATGAACTGATCGAACTGTACACTGAAAAAGAAGGCATCGAAATCGGCGTAACAGAAGCCGAGAAAAATTACTACGCTTCCCGTGGGGATATCGATGAAATGGAAAAAGGCATCCGTGCACTTTCCAAGCAAAAAGAAGGCATCGACACCATCATCATGGAGCTGCAAAATGCCCTAAACGAGGTCAAACTCAAGCTTTCAAGCATGAAAGAAAGACTGAGTGTCGAATTTGAAATCGACCTGGACGCCTTGATGGAGGAAGACCCTGAAGTGGCCGAAGACTATCAAGAAAAATCCACGGATCAGATCCGGGAAGAAGTCAGCAAAGCCAAGCAAAAACTCGAAAAAATCGGCCCCATCAACCCTATGGCCATGGAGGCCTATGATGAGATCAAGGAACGCCATGTCTTCATTACTGGCCAAAAAGAAGACTTGGAGAAGGCCAAAAACTCCCTGATGGACACCATTAAGGAAATAGACACCGTAGCCAAGGAAACCTTCCTGAATGCCTTTGATCAGATCAAAACCAATTTCATAAAAGTATTCCGAAGCCTCTTTACAGCCGAAGATGATTGTGACCTGAAGCTTACCGATCCCGACAATCCGCTGGAAAGTACCATTGAGATCATGGCCAAGCCGAAAGGCAAGCGGCCACTGACCATTAACCAGCTTTCGGGTGGAGAGAAAACCCTTACGGCCACTTCCCTACTCTTTTCCATCTACCTACTGAAGCCTGCGCCATTCTGTATTTTTGACGAAGTGGACGCCCCACTGGATGACGCCAATATCGACAAGTTTAACCAGATCATCCAAAAATTCTCACACGAGTCCCAATTCATCATCGTGACGCACAATAAGCGCACCATGGCCAGCACGGACATCATCTACGGCATCACCATGATCGAAGCCGGTGTATCACGTGTCGTTCCGGTGGATTTGAGGGAGCTGGAGGATATTATTGAGGATTAG
- a CDS encoding putative toxin-antitoxin system toxin component, PIN family, translating into MKSKKIVLDTNLWISFLISKDLIQLDELIATQKIKLVFSLELIEEFIEVVSRPKFKKYFSTNDIENILEYFDQYGQIFKVKSTIKACRDEKDDFLLNLSIDSKADFLITGDKDLLSLGKIEKTKIMTFKEFTNFISFNYEKS; encoded by the coding sequence ATGAAAAGTAAGAAAATAGTCCTTGATACTAACTTATGGATTAGTTTTCTGATTTCTAAAGACCTGATCCAACTTGATGAGCTTATCGCTACCCAAAAAATTAAGTTGGTATTTTCTCTTGAGCTTATTGAAGAATTTATTGAGGTAGTAAGTCGGCCAAAATTCAAAAAGTACTTTTCCACGAATGATATCGAAAATATACTGGAGTATTTTGACCAATATGGGCAGATTTTTAAAGTAAAGTCAACCATTAAAGCTTGTCGAGATGAGAAAGATGATTTTTTATTGAACCTTTCAATAGACTCCAAAGCTGATTTTTTAATTACCGGTGATAAAGACTTGCTGTCCCTTGGGAAAATCGAAAAAACGAAGATTATGACGTTTAAAGAATTCACCAACTTCATTTCCTTCAATTATGAAAAAAGCTAA
- a CDS encoding B12-binding domain-containing radical SAM protein, whose product MATKVLFITPPFTQLNTPYPATAYLKGYLNTLNITSHQADLGLEVMLRLFSKEGLSQVFDLVEEQGLEHTENVQRIIRMKEAYLQTIDTVIDFLQDKNPTLAYHISEGNFLPQAGRFAQLDDVDWAFGSMGLRDKARYLSTLYLEDLGDLVTEAIDPHFGFSRYAEQLGMSASTFDGMEAALETPITLIDSMLLDVLEEKIQEFQPTSVAFSIPFPGNLYGGLKCGQYLKDQHPNIKIWMGGGYPNTELRTLKDPRIFDYVDYITLDDGEAPVRLLLEHLDGLRPMEELKRTFVRLDGEVKMMDNPAVKDVSQREVGTPDYGDLPLGDYLSVIEVANPMHRLWSDGRWNKLTLAHGCYWGKCTFCDISLDYIGRYEPITASMLCDRIEEIMAKTGTNGFHFVDEAAPPALMRDLALEILRRGLVVVWWTNIRFESNFTADLCRLLRASGCIAISGGLEVASDRLLGLIKKGVTVAQVAQVTNHLTQAGIMVHAYLMYGYPTQTAQETVDSLEMVRQLFEEGVLQSGFWHRFAMTAHSPVGLDPAAFGVHRTDLSLAPFANNEVEYEDPLGVDHAAFSEGLRKSLFNYMHGIGFDMPLAQWFDFEIPSTTVSENYIQQQLLEEPPLIYKKHLRIVWIGAQPDIQDAEEDGFVELVFSGKKEDFAMELPLEFGEWVMSLLARVSYDQPLNRLQVIWEDYEATMGDFGELVESEVWEILREQGLLIF is encoded by the coding sequence TTGGCCACAAAAGTATTATTTATCACTCCGCCATTTACCCAACTCAACACCCCTTATCCAGCTACGGCTTATCTTAAGGGGTATCTCAATACGCTGAATATTACTTCCCATCAGGCAGATTTGGGGCTGGAGGTGATGTTGCGGTTATTCTCTAAGGAAGGATTGTCTCAGGTGTTTGATTTGGTGGAGGAGCAAGGTCTGGAGCACACAGAAAATGTACAGCGGATCATTAGGATGAAGGAGGCATATTTGCAAACCATCGATACGGTGATTGATTTTTTGCAGGACAAAAACCCTACATTGGCCTATCATATTTCCGAAGGGAATTTCCTGCCGCAAGCAGGCCGTTTTGCGCAGCTGGATGATGTGGATTGGGCTTTTGGGAGTATGGGACTAAGGGACAAGGCCCGCTATTTGTCCACTTTATATTTGGAGGATCTTGGTGACTTGGTTACAGAGGCCATTGATCCTCATTTTGGGTTTAGCCGTTATGCAGAGCAGTTAGGGATGTCGGCCAGTACTTTTGATGGGATGGAGGCTGCTTTGGAAACGCCCATTACCTTGATCGATTCCATGCTTCTGGATGTGCTGGAAGAGAAAATACAAGAATTTCAGCCCACGTCTGTGGCGTTTTCTATTCCTTTTCCGGGTAATCTATATGGTGGTCTCAAATGCGGCCAATACCTTAAAGATCAGCATCCAAACATTAAAATCTGGATGGGAGGAGGCTATCCGAATACAGAACTTCGGACACTGAAAGATCCACGGATATTTGATTATGTAGACTATATCACGCTTGATGATGGGGAGGCTCCTGTACGTTTGTTGCTGGAGCACTTGGATGGCCTGCGACCAATGGAGGAGCTGAAGCGTACTTTTGTGCGTTTGGACGGCGAAGTGAAGATGATGGATAATCCTGCTGTCAAAGATGTCTCGCAGCGGGAAGTGGGGACGCCGGACTACGGCGACTTGCCCTTGGGCGATTATCTTTCGGTGATCGAGGTGGCCAATCCCATGCACCGTCTATGGAGTGATGGTCGATGGAACAAACTGACGCTTGCCCACGGTTGCTACTGGGGCAAATGTACCTTCTGTGATATTTCGCTGGATTATATAGGCCGTTATGAGCCGATTACCGCTTCGATGCTTTGTGATCGCATCGAAGAGATCATGGCGAAGACGGGAACCAACGGGTTTCACTTTGTGGATGAGGCGGCTCCTCCTGCCTTGATGCGGGATTTGGCATTGGAGATTTTGAGGCGTGGACTGGTAGTGGTCTGGTGGACGAATATCCGCTTTGAGAGCAATTTTACTGCTGATCTCTGCCGTCTTTTGCGTGCTTCAGGGTGCATTGCGATTTCTGGTGGGCTGGAAGTGGCTTCGGATCGTTTGCTGGGGTTGATCAAGAAAGGGGTGACTGTGGCACAGGTGGCCCAAGTGACCAATCACCTCACCCAAGCGGGCATCATGGTACATGCTTACCTGATGTACGGTTATCCTACGCAGACTGCCCAAGAGACTGTGGATTCCTTGGAGATGGTGCGGCAGCTTTTTGAAGAGGGTGTATTGCAGTCTGGCTTTTGGCATCGTTTTGCCATGACCGCACATAGTCCAGTAGGTCTGGATCCAGCAGCATTTGGCGTTCACCGTACTGATTTGAGTTTGGCTCCCTTTGCCAATAACGAGGTGGAATATGAAGACCCTCTAGGTGTGGACCATGCTGCTTTTTCGGAGGGGCTTCGCAAATCTCTTTTTAATTATATGCATGGAATTGGCTTTGATATGCCCCTGGCCCAATGGTTTGATTTTGAAATTCCCTCTACCACCGTTTCCGAAAACTACATCCAGCAGCAATTACTGGAAGAGCCTCCATTGATTTATAAGAAGCATTTGCGGATCGTTTGGATAGGGGCACAGCCGGATATTCAGGATGCTGAAGAAGATGGTTTTGTAGAATTGGTCTTTTCCGGCAAAAAGGAAGATTTTGCCATGGAGTTACCATTGGAGTTTGGGGAGTGGGTGATGAGTCTCCTTGCGAGGGTGTCCTATGACCAGCCACTCAACCGGCTGCAGGTGATTTGGGAAGATTATGAAGCGACCATGGGGGACTTTGGAGAATTGGTAGAGTCTGAAGTTTGGGAGATTTTAAGAGAGCAGGGATTGTTGATTTTTTGA
- a CDS encoding DsbA family oxidoreductase, whose translation MKIEIWSDIMCPFCYIGKRRLEAALAEFPHKDEVEVIWKSFLLNPDMKTDPDKSIAEYLAETKGWTVEQVKEAGDQVAEMAKEEGLDYDFDKVVVANGRVAHRLLQFAKSEGKGDAMKERLFKAYFTEGANTADPETLVRLAVEVGLDADKSKEALDSRDLDLLVTQDIYESHQLGVRGVPFFVMNEKYGVSGAQPKETFSQALATSWKEYAESKPSVQDLSGNGDGVACDVDGNC comes from the coding sequence ATGAAAATAGAAATTTGGTCGGACATTATGTGTCCTTTTTGCTATATCGGCAAGCGAAGGCTGGAAGCTGCTTTGGCAGAATTTCCACACAAGGATGAGGTAGAAGTGATTTGGAAGAGCTTTTTGCTTAATCCAGATATGAAAACCGATCCTGATAAGAGTATTGCCGAATATTTGGCAGAGACCAAAGGGTGGACCGTAGAGCAGGTCAAGGAGGCTGGCGATCAAGTGGCTGAAATGGCAAAAGAGGAAGGCCTTGACTATGATTTTGACAAAGTGGTCGTGGCCAATGGACGCGTGGCGCATCGACTTTTACAATTTGCCAAGTCCGAAGGGAAAGGGGATGCCATGAAGGAAAGACTGTTTAAGGCTTATTTTACGGAGGGAGCCAATACAGCTGACCCGGAAACGTTGGTAAGACTGGCGGTGGAAGTGGGGCTGGATGCAGATAAGTCAAAAGAAGCGCTTGATTCCCGTGATTTGGACCTTTTGGTGACCCAGGATATTTATGAATCCCATCAACTTGGCGTAAGGGGTGTGCCCTTTTTCGTGATGAATGAGAAGTACGGGGTGTCTGGAGCACAGCCCAAGGAGACTTTTTCCCAAGCATTGGCAACTTCCTGGAAGGAATATGCGGAGAGCAAACCTTCCGTCCAGGATCTTAGCGGAAATGGTGATGGAGTAGCATGTGATGTGGATGGGAATTGCTAA
- a CDS encoding Fic family protein gives MKTLAQILQEAREKKGFTLKDAVKHSGVDAGLISKFERGKRMPSAANLKALSEAYGLSFAELKKQWLAEKVLDLVQYEVGAAEILTLAESRVEYLAGEKALVMDKIPASVQEKLEEIDQLKEQWQQRRPLGSTQLQKMKEYFNVAYTFESNRIEGNTLTLQETHLVVNEGITIGGKSMREHLEAINHSEAVDYLEELIREKADIYNRSLLELHYLILKGIDRENAGKYRSVPVRIAGSEHVPPQPYLVDKMMEDYFVHYQEQKNVLHPVLLAAEMHERLVSIHPFVDGNGRTSRLIMNLVLVGNGYTIANLKGDQTSRLAYYKALEAVQVNNDPVPFYQLVADAVKDSLQQHLEMV, from the coding sequence ATGAAAACCCTAGCACAGATCTTACAAGAAGCCAGAGAGAAAAAAGGCTTTACGCTAAAAGATGCCGTAAAGCATAGCGGGGTAGATGCTGGGCTGATCAGTAAATTTGAGCGAGGTAAGCGAATGCCGTCAGCCGCCAATTTAAAGGCCTTGTCAGAAGCTTATGGACTGTCTTTTGCTGAGCTGAAGAAACAGTGGTTGGCAGAAAAAGTGTTGGACCTTGTGCAGTATGAAGTGGGAGCAGCAGAAATTTTGACTTTGGCAGAGAGTCGAGTGGAATACTTGGCAGGAGAAAAAGCACTGGTGATGGATAAAATCCCTGCCAGTGTACAGGAGAAGTTGGAAGAAATCGACCAGCTTAAAGAACAATGGCAGCAAAGGCGGCCATTGGGATCCACTCAGCTGCAAAAGATGAAAGAGTACTTTAATGTGGCCTATACTTTTGAAAGTAACCGGATCGAAGGAAATACCCTGACCCTTCAGGAAACCCATTTGGTGGTCAATGAAGGGATTACGATTGGTGGTAAATCCATGCGGGAGCATCTGGAAGCCATCAATCATTCTGAAGCGGTGGATTACCTAGAGGAGTTGATCAGGGAAAAGGCCGATATCTATAACCGATCGCTATTGGAGCTGCACTATCTTATTCTGAAAGGTATTGACAGGGAAAATGCCGGGAAGTATCGTAGCGTTCCTGTGAGGATTGCAGGCAGTGAGCATGTCCCTCCTCAGCCTTATCTGGTGGATAAGATGATGGAGGATTATTTTGTCCACTATCAGGAGCAAAAGAATGTGTTACATCCGGTGCTGTTAGCTGCAGAGATGCATGAGCGGTTGGTGAGCATCCATCCATTTGTGGATGGGAATGGACGTACTAGCCGTTTGATCATGAATCTGGTGCTGGTGGGAAATGGCTATACAATCGCTAACCTGAAAGGTGATCAAACATCGAGGTTGGCTTATTACAAAGCACTGGAAGCGGTACAGGTCAATAATGACCCGGTGCCTTTCTATCAATTGGTAGCAGATGCGGTGAAGGATTCCCTTCAGCAGCATTTGGAGATGGTTTAA